The sequence TGAGCCAATAATGCTCAACAGATTGGATTTTTTGACATCTGGGCTGATCCTGGTGGGCCTGGGGCCGGGCGGTCTCGAAGCGTATCGCGCTGCCGAGGAGGCGGGGGCGGTGCGCAAGTTCTATCTGGCTCGTGTGCGCGGCCGCCTCGATGGCATGATTACGGTGCGCCGTCGTCTCGATACCGACGACAGGCCGGTTACCGGCGTGTTGACTCAGGATGATCTGGACCCGCGACGCTGGACCGACGTTGCCGCGCTGTCCCATGATGCGGAGACCACCCTGGTGCGCTGCCTGATCATGAAAGGCGCCCGCCACCAGATCCGTGCCCATCTGGCCAGCCTCGGACACCCCATTGTCGGCGATCCGTTGTACGGCGAACCCGTCGAAGGCCGGGCGGGAGCAACCGGGCCGGTCATGTTCCTTCACCATCAGCGTGTCGAACTGCCGGGGTTCCTTGCCGAGGTCGAACCGCCCTGGCGTTGATGCCGTAGGCATGAAAATGGCCCGGTCCGCGTGATGCGGGCCGGGCCATTCTGGTGTGTATGCGGACAGGCTGCTATTTTTTCTTGTTCAGGGCTTCCTGGAGCTTGGCCCCGAGCATCCCCATGCCTGAGGGGCTAACAGCAGTCTGTTTTTTGGGAGCGAACTGCTTCCAGTCGCCATCCTCGCGGGTGTCGCCCGTGGTCAGGGATATCTTGCGCTCCGCGGCCTTGACCTCGCCGATGACCACCTCCACGGTGTCGCCGGAGTGGAGTTTTTCAAACGGGGCCGGGTTTTCGCTACGGGCGATGACCGACTTGGGCAGGAGGCCGGTGATGCCCGGCTCAAGCTGGATAAAGATGCCGAACTGCTCCTGTTTCTCAACAACGCCCTGCACCCGTTGACCTGCGCGGTATTTCTCTGCCGCGTCCATCCAGGGGTCGCCCTCGGCGTCTTTCATGGAAAGGCTGATGCGGCGGCTATCGGGATCAATGGACTTGATCATGACCGCCACCTGCTGGCCTTCGGCCACGAAGTCCGCAGGTTTGTTGATGCGCTTGGTGTAGCTCATCTCCGAAACATGGACCAGACCGTCCACCCCCGGAGCTATTTCCACGAAGGCGCCGAAATCGGCCAACCGCACGACCTTGCCCGTGACCTTGTCGCCTTCGGCAAAGGTGGCGGAGAGGGTGTCCCAGGGGTCCTGGGCCAGTTCCTTCATGGAAAGGGATATCTTGAGCTTGTCGGGTTTGTCCGTCTGCTCGATGCCCACGATCTTGGCTGAGACCCGCTGACCCACACTGACGGCCTCTTCGGGATGCCCGACCCGCGCATGGGAGAGCTGGGAGATGTGGACCAGTCCGTCCAGGCCCGGCTTGATCTCGACAAAGGCGCCGAACGGTGCGAGACGTGTGACAACGCCCTCGACCACATCACCCACTTT comes from Pseudodesulfovibrio alkaliphilus and encodes:
- a CDS encoding RluA family pseudouridine synthase, with the translated sequence MPKQDEYTVDQSLAGARLDRAAAEMMPGSGLRLRRRLCETGRIEVDGRPRGPGYKVRPGQVIALVAPQASGEENVMPDDQDRVRVIVRTSALAAVYKPGGLHSASVAGKVGVTVEAALPELFPNLEPIMLNRLDFLTSGLILVGLGPGGLEAYRAAEEAGAVRKFYLARVRGRLDGMITVRRRLDTDDRPVTGVLTQDDLDPRRWTDVAALSHDAETTLVRCLIMKGARHQIRAHLASLGHPIVGDPLYGEPVEGRAGATGPVMFLHHQRVELPGFLAEVEPPWR
- a CDS encoding 30S ribosomal protein S1 gives rise to the protein MSQEFKDRNGVEEGEASFAELFEQYSEGGGDTLNVGDKVSGTVIQVGENAIFVDTGTKLDGIVEREELLDDEGNCTVKEGDIVELYVVGNDSGGIKLSRALSGIGGLAMLEEAKAGALPVEGKVESTCKGGFNITLMQRRAFCPVSQIDNRFVENAEEYVGKTLEFLITKLEQHGRNIVVSRRALLEREAVESTATFVSETKVGDVVEGVVTRLAPFGAFVEIKPGLDGLVHISQLSHARVGHPEEAVSVGQRVSAKIVGIEQTDKPDKLKISLSMKELAQDPWDTLSATFAEGDKVTGKVVRLADFGAFVEIAPGVDGLVHVSEMSYTKRINKPADFVAEGQQVAVMIKSIDPDSRRISLSMKDAEGDPWMDAAEKYRAGQRVQGVVEKQEQFGIFIQLEPGITGLLPKSVIARSENPAPFEKLHSGDTVEVVIGEVKAAERKISLTTGDTREDGDWKQFAPKKQTAVSPSGMGMLGAKLQEALNKKK